The Hemibagrus wyckioides isolate EC202008001 linkage group LG12, SWU_Hwy_1.0, whole genome shotgun sequence genome includes a window with the following:
- the sf3a3 gene encoding splicing factor 3A subunit 3, which translates to MEPILEQQRRYHEELERLMDVKTKEMLHKKTTLRDQINSDHRTRAMLDRYMEVSANLRDGYEDKDGLRKEELSAISGPNEFAEFYNRLKQIKEFHRKHPNEICVPMSVEFEELMKARENLSEEAQNLVEFTDEEGYGRYLDLHDCYLKYINLKGAEKLEYVSYLSSFDQLFDISKDRKNAEYKRYLEMLLDYLQGYTDRVKPLLDQNDLYGKVLKDFEKKWENGTFPGWPKEASSALTHAGAHLDLSAFSSWEELASLGLDRLKSALMALGLKCGGTLEERAQRLFSTKGKSLESLDPSLFAKNPKAKGPKKDTERNKEIGFLEAQIYEYVEILGEQRQLTHENVQRKQARTGEEREEDDEEQPSESESEDEDNEIIYNPKNLPLGWDGKPIPYWLYKLHGLNINYNCEICGNYTYRGPKAFQRHFAEWRHAHGMRCLGIPNTAHFANVTQIEDAVSLWSKLKSQKALERWQPDTEEEYEDSSGNVVNKKTYEDLKRQGLL; encoded by the exons ATGGAGCCGATTTTAGAGCAGCAGCGTCGCTACCATGAGGAGCTGGAGAGATTAATGGACGTCAAAACAAAGGAGATGCTACACAAGAAAACCACg ttgcGTGACCAGATTAATTCAGATCATCGTACACGAGCCATGTTGGAt AGGTACATGGAAGTGAGTGCAAACCTTAGAGATGGATATGAGGACAAGGATGG GTTGAGAAAGGAAGAGCTGAGCGCCATATCCGGGCCAAACGAGTTCGCCGAATTCTATAACCGGCTGAAACAGATTAAGGAATTCCACAGGAAACATCCGAACGAG ATCTGTGTCCCCATGTCGGTGGAGTTTGAGGAGCTGATGAAGGCTAGGGAGAACCTCAGCGAGGAAGCACAGA ATCTGGTAGAGTTCACCGATGAGGAGGGATACGGCCGCTATCTAGACCTCCACGACTGCTATCTGAAGTACATCAACCTGAAAGGAGCAGAG AAACTGGAATACGTCTCCTATTTGTCATCCTTCGATCAGCTCTTCGATATCTCCAAAGACAGGAAGAACGCTGAGTATAAAAG GTATCTGGAGATGCTGCTGGATTACCTGCAGGGTTACACAGACCGAGTGAAGCCTCTGCTGGATCAGAACGATCTGTACGGGAAAGTGCTGAAGGACTTCGAGAAGAAGTGGGAGAACGGCACCTTTCCTGGCTGGCCG aaagaGGCTAGCAGTGCCCTGACCCACGCTGGTGCTCATCTGGACTTGTCTGCTTTCTCCTCCTGGGAG gagttggcatcactgggtcTGGACAGGTTAAAGTCTGCTCTCATGGCTCTGGGATTAAAGTGCGGGGG CACACTGGAGGAACGAGCACAGAGACTGTTCAGCACTAAAGGGAAATCTCTGGAGTCACTGGATCCTTCTCTGTTCGCCAAAAACCCTAAAGCCAAGGGACCAAAGAA agacacagaacGGAACAAGGAGATTGGCTTCCTGGAGGCCCAGATTTATGAATACGTGGAGATTTTGGGG GAGCAGAGGCAGCTGACGCACGAGAACGTCCAGAGGAAGCAGGCGAGGACGGGCGAGGAGCGCGAAGAGGACGACGAAGAGCAGCCCAGCGAGAGCGAGAGTGAAGACGAGGACAACGAGATCATTTACAATCCCAAAAACCTGCCGCTGGGCTGGGACGGCAAG CCCATTCCATACTGGCTCTACAAGCTTCACGGCCTGAACATCAACTACAACTGTGAAATCTGTGGGAACTACACATACAGAGGACCCAAAGCCTTCCAGAGACACTTTGCA GAATGGAGACATGCACATGGAATGCGCTGCTTGGGCATCCCCAACACCGCCCACTTCGCCAACGTCACCCAGATCGAGGACGCCGTGTCTC